The Pelodiscus sinensis isolate JC-2024 chromosome 24, ASM4963464v1, whole genome shotgun sequence genomic interval cttacagcccccgaccagcgaccttcccaaacaggtcagaTACCAGTCACGCCACGCAAAACCCCTCGgaaaccccagctctccctgtgccccagtcTGCCCCGGGCCTGCACGCCAGTGAGGGGTTCTGGAACCCGATCTCGCCTGCCCGCACGGGTcccccggtcccaaagaaccagtcacAGATCCCGGTCAATGTACAAGAGCGCGCTGGGCCAAGCCTTTAGCATtgaacatctaaaggtttattaataaaagaaggaaaaggAGGCGAGTGAGGTGGAGGAGAATACGGTACATGCACCAATCCCCCAGTTCTcgctgcaggctctcagcagagctgGTACAAACGGCCGGCTTAGGAGTCTCTGGTGCACGTCCCATGTCAGGAGGGGTCGGCGATCCCCCGGCTCTGTCCCTCGCagacagccttttatggacctaacctccagtacattatctagcttctcttcaaACTCTGTTTTAACtcaattagccaggggataaaatggtgtccctggcctctgtctgtcagaggctggagagggatggcaggagacaaatcgcttgatcattgtcttcggtccaccctctctggggcacctggtgctggccactgtcggcagacaggctactgggctggatggaccttgggtctgacccagtccggccgttcttgtgttctcaTGTTCTCGCAAGGCCGCCTGTGGGATCAGGAGCAGCCCTGCAGACCAGATGGTCtcgcctcatggcattttatatccctcCTGGCGGTCCCTACTTAGCACAGCCGCTGACTGGACGTTCCTGGCCCAGTGCTCTGTCTCAGCATAAGCACAGCGCCCGTAGCCAGacctccacacacagacatcacTCCGGAACAGGAGTAGCCCACACAGAACCAGTAGGACATCAGCTTTCGTttgacaccccacatggccccctcgTACAGACTCTGGGGCCGCCCCCCGGGGGCACAGAGGTGACCTGGCTTCTCCCTTATAACCCAGTGAACCGACGCAGCGCCCCTGTCTCCGGCTCCCAGACACCCAGCGCCATGGCGAGCGACCTGGAAAATGCCATGAGCACCATTGTCGAGACGTTCCACAGCTACGCCTCTGAGGGCGACTGCCTGGCCAAGGACGAGTTTCAGCAGCTGATGCAGGAGAACTGCAGCTCGTTTGTGAGCGCCACGTGTCCGGTGAGCTGAGCTGCCGGGGTGTGAGGGACGGGTGGGGGGCGCCCTGGCCACCCCCAGGGTctggcctctcctctcccttcactCGCCCTGTCGGGGGCATTTCCCCCGTGGGCCTGGCTGTTGCACGCCGGATGCCGGGCGCCCACCTTGAGTGCAGCCGCGGGGCTAGCCTGGGGAGCCCACGAGGCCGCGCGGTGACCCTGAACGGGCGCCAGGGCGCAGGGCGATGCTCCCTGAACCCAACGCTCGCCGCGCGGCGCCAAATCAGGAACCCTGTCAGTGAAACGCCGCCCGGGCCCTGTAGCACTGCCCTTGGTGCTGCCTGGTGCAAGCAAACGCCGCCACATGAGGCAGGCCCAGCTCgcagggcccagcccagctcacCGAGCCTCCCACCTCCTGGGGATCTCCGGGGCCCCATGGAGGGGTCTCAAATCCCTCTCAGCTTCACATTCAGGCTGCTGGCGCGGGGAGTCAGGGACTCCTGGGAAAGGTTCTGGGAGCCGGGCGTCTGGGAGCCGGGCGTCAGGGAGCCGAGCGTCAGGGAGCCGGGCGTCTGGGAGCTGGGTGTCAGGGAGCCGGGCGTCTGGGAGCTGGGCGTCAGGGAGCCGGGCGTCTGGGAGCCAGCTGTCAGGGAGCCGGGCGTCTGGGAGCTGGGCGTCAGGGAGCCGGGCGTCTGGGAGCCAGCTGTCAGGGAGCCGGGCGTCTGGGAGCTGGGCGTCAGGGAGCCGTGCGTCTGGGAGCCGGGCATCTGGGAGCCGGCCGTCGGGGAGCCGGGCGTCAGGGAGCCGGGCGTCTGGGAGCCGGGCGTCTGGGAGCCGGCCGTCGGGGAGCTGGGCGTCTGGGAGCCGGCCGTCTGGGAGCCAGGCGTCGGGGAGCCAGCCATCGGGGAGCCGGGCGTCTGGGAGCCGGGGGTCGGGGAGCCGGGCGTCTGGGAGCCGGGCGTCTGGGAGCCGGGCGTCAGGGAGCCAGCCGTCAGGGAGCCGGCCGTCAGGGAGCCGGGGGTCGGAGAGCCGGCCGTTGGGGAGCCGGGCGTCAGGGAGCCGGGCGTCTGGGAGCCGGGCGTCTGGGAGCCGGCCGTTGGGGAGCTGGGCGTTTGGGAGCCGGGCGTCTGGGAGCCGGGGGTCGGGGAGCCGGGCGTCTGGGAGCTGGGCGTCTGGGAGCCGGGCGTCTGGGAGCCGGGCGTCAGGGAGCCAGCCGTCAGGGAGCCGGCCGTCAGGGAGCCGGGGGTCGGAGAGCCGGCCGTTGGGGAGCCGGGCGTCAGGGAGCCGGGCGTCTGGGAGCCGGCCGTCATGGAGCTGGGCGTCTGGGAGCCGGGGGTCGGGGAGCCGGGGGTCGGGGAGCTGGCCGTTAGGGAGCCGGGTGTCCAGCTGCCCCTGAGCTGGGAATCTTTCCCCGGCGTGGGCGGGGCAGGCGGGGTTTTGCCGTTAGACGTGCAAGGAGGGTGCATTGGCTCCGTCAGGGTGGGCGAGCCTTGAGCACCATGTGACCAAGGGATTCTTCCTTCTCCTGCGCCCGGGCAGCCCGACACGTCCGACGAGGAATACATCCACAAGCTCTTCACGGGGCTTGACGGAGACGAGAACGGCTGCATCGCCTTCCACGAGTTCGCTATCATCATGGCCAACGTGATGGCCCTCACGCACACTGAGACGCACCCGCCTGATGACACAGAGTAGAGCAGCCCGGCACGGGCGCCGTAGGCCCCAGAGCCTCTGCCAGGCTCCGACATCCCGGCCGTGACAAAGTCACCCCCCCACGCCGCACTGAGGGTTGGCCATGAGCCCGTGTCCCAGAGAGACGCTGCCGGCTCGGGCAGAGACCATCAATAAAACCTGCCTCCCTCCAGTGCCCCGTGTCCCGTCGCTGTGTCCGCGAGCCGCCGGGCGGGGGGCCTGTTGagctgggtgcggggggggcaatggggcggGAGGGGCGCGTGGCCAGCGGGTAAGACTCAAGGGGTGAGGGACTCGGGTTCTAGCCCAGCACAGGCCTGGGTGCCCGGATTCTCCTCCCACGTTGTCCCCGCGGCGGGACAGCCCTGGCGTGGCCCCTTCCTCTTTGCATGGGTGGCCATGGGTGTGAACCCGGGGCCAAGAGCCCCAGAGGGGCCAAAGGGCCCGGCACTGAGGGGAGCGCGCTGGGTGGCCGTCGCGGTGCCCCGGCCCAGGGGGAGGTGCGAGGCCGGGGTTCAGAGTGGAGCATCACCCCCTTCAACAGCCCTGGTCCCAAGGGACACCCACcactgggcccctccccctcccgccgcccTGGGCCTTCTCACCCGGGAGCAGCAAGCCCCACACCCGGGTTAGCGCCCAGCGGCTCCAGGGGCTCTGCCCTTCCCCGCGTCCCCCTCCTCCCGGTCGGCCCCTGAGCTACGGCTGCAGGCCCCCCCTCGCCCCGTTCTGCTGAAAGGGGCTCGCCAGGCCTCGCGCGCCGGGACAGGGCCACCCGCCAGtcccgccccgccgccccccctGGGCTCCAGCCGGCAACACGAGCTGCGGCCGGCAGAGCCcatccgtggggggggggggggcctggcggctAAGCAGGAAGCTGGGGATGTGGAATATCTCGCCCGCAGAGTTGTTCTAAGAAGCTTCTTTCACTGACTAGAAAGCCTCCCAGGATGGACCCAGCCTCTTTCCCGCTCCCCCGTTCAGTCTTAGCTGATTCCAGGCGTCATCCTGGGTGGGGTAGCCCAAGAGACCGCGGAGCAGGagtccctcactccccaccctgaAACAGGTTTTGCACAGGgcgggaatcctttgtgttcagtctAAACTTCGCTCTCACattgagtggaaaagtacagcGTCCAAGATGGGTCCCAGCATCGGGGGGCATGGCCATGTGTCTTGGGAGGAGCCACCATGACTCCTCCTCTCAGGCTGACAGGAAATCCAAGTCTATTCCCAATTCATTGTGTTGAttactgggccattaagttccctGTGCGGCCCTCACTTAGCAAGGCTGCATTAGTGACCCGGGTTTGGAGGCCGTATTTCTAACCACAAACATGGGAACGGTTTCCCACGAAGAAACTCGCACAAAGCGTACTCCAGGCACGTCGCATTCATAAGCGTATGGGCTCAAAGCCTACGGGACCCCTGTCACAGACTGGAGTCAGGCCTTTCTGCAGCGTCCGTGGGCACAAACCcacacccgccctgccccacacagcaccCAAGAGCAGTGGAGGACAAGTTTCCCTGCAGGCATTTATCGCCCACCGGGGGTGAGACGCGACTGGAGTCGGCTCTGAACACACCAATTGCTGGTGCGACCACCATTCTACACGTGCACCGAATCTCGTGCAAAGCGAGACACGTGCGGTGTCTGCGACTCGCTGATTCTGTTTGGGCGGCATTTCTGTACATGGAGTTGTGCGTGGTGGCTCTGTCCCGGCACGGCACGTGTTTGCTTCTGGGAGGCAGCGGCAGGCCCGGGCAGTCTCCTGCGGCAGGGCGGCAGTCCAGTGGCCCGCAGCGCTTCCCTGACAGTGCCCCTCCGGGGGAGCGCTCACAGCTGGGGAGCTTGGCGGTGAGCCTGCAGACCCGCGTGTGAGCCAGGCGTGGACCGGGGCTTGCTCGTGGGGCAAAGGCCGTGCTGGGAGGCACGTTCGCACAGCCAGAGCAACGGGGTTCCCTCCACACGAGGGGCCCGGGGCCGTCTCCTCCGCCTCAGCACTTTGGAGGCAGCTTGCTAGGAACTGAGCCCGCAGGGACGGAGGACCCCTCCTCACGGGCTGCAGCCCAGCGACAGGCGCTTGTTCCATCTCTGCTGCGAGCGGCGCCAAGACCCTTGTGACCGGTGGATGCAACGTGCTTCTTTCATCAGCAGCCTGACTCTCAGCTCTCCGCCCGCCCGTCCTTAGCGACTACACCGATCCGTGTGGGCACGAAagggctgcccagggagccagcgtATCCATTGACCCGGGGATgcggctggtcctttgggacgcGGAGAGCccgtttggagttggtgagattggtttcataacctctcccctgtgtaaaggggttgggggggggcacagggagcactggggtgtctgaggggaggtgggggatgggttataacctctcccctgtgtaaggggggctgggggggcacagggagcactggggtgtctgagggaggtgggggacgggttataacctctcccctgtgtgaggggggcacagggagcactggggtgtgtgaggggaggtgggggatgggttataacctctcccctgtgtgaggggggcacagggagcactggggtgtctgagggaggtgggggatgggttataacctctcccctgtgtgaggggggctggggggcacagggagcactggggtgtgtgaggggaggtgggggatgggttataacctctcccctgtgtaaggggggctgggggggcacagggagcactggggtgtgtgaggggaggtgggggatgggttataacctctcccctgtgtaaggggggctggggggcacagggagcactggggtgtccgaggggaggtgggggatgggttctaacctctcccctgtgtgaggggggctggggggcacagggagcactggggtgtctgaggagaggtgggggatgggttgtgacatagtgtgtgtggggggggctgtacactcgggggggggctgtacactcggggggggggcctgtctaCTCGTgtggccctggccccccccccggccagtcactggttgctgtgtgggctgtgggtgccccctactggccggtgtctgtaAGCGCTGCCCAGCTGTGCAAGGAAACGGGCTGATGGGCCAGGCTGGCTTCTGGTcctgaggggagcccaggggagCCCCGGGGCGGGTTTGGAAGGAGCAGAGCCCCGTGCTGCCGGGGAGCTCTCCGATTCACCCCCCCCTGCCTGAGCAGTGCGAGGGGAGTCGCCATCTGCAGGGGCGGCCCGCCAGTATCggccgactcggccgtcgcctTCCATGGGGCGCCCCACGGTGACGTCATGTCATTggcggccgtgcaggcgggggcgccgatcgcgtgttccgcctggggcgccagctgccgcagccctccGGGCCACGTCGGCCTTTCCTGGCGGTGCAGTTGCCTGGGGGCTGATGTTTTGGGATGAGGATTCCGGGAACGGCGACAGACACAAGatacggggaggagggagggatgggccGGCTCCTGTACCCGGAAACGAGCTCTTTTTGTGAGCACTGGGTGCC includes:
- the LOC142819607 gene encoding protein S100-A1-like isoform X2 — protein: MVQVNRRSAPVSGSQTPSAMASDLENAMSTIVETFHSYASEGDCLAKDEFQQLMQENCSSFVSATCPPDTSDEEYIHKLFTGLDGDENGCIAFHEFAIIMANVMALTHTETHPPDDTE
- the LOC142819605 gene encoding uncharacterized protein LOC142819605, with translation MRQAQLAGPSPAHRASHLLGISGAPWRGLKSLSASHSGCWRGESGTPGKGSGSRASGSRASGSRASGSRASGSWVSGSRASGSWASGSRASGSQLSGSRASGSWASGSRASGSQLSGSRASGSWASGSRASGSRASGSRPSGSRASGSRASGSRASGSRPSGSWASGSRPSGSQASGSQPSGSRASGSRGSGSRASGSRASGSRASGSQPSGSRPSGSRGSESRPLGSRASGSRASGSRASGSRPLGSWAFGSRASGSRGSGSRASGSWASGSRASGSRASGSQPSGSRPSGSRGSESRPLGSRASGSRASGSRPSWSWASGSRGSGSRGSGSWPLGSRVSSCP
- the LOC142819607 gene encoding protein S100-A1-like isoform X3; this encodes MASDLENAMSTIVETFHSYASEGDCLAKDEFQQLMQENCSSFVSATCPPDTSDEEYIHKLFTGLDGDENGCIAFHEFAIIMANVMALTHTETHPPDDTE